ttctcctaaaattacatctttttttctccttaaaatatgatttttttctcttcgtattttgactttattctggtaaaactgcagcttttttctccctaaaatgtgacttttttcccttttaatattttgatttaatgcTCATAAATTTGCAGCTTTTTCTCTTTAAaacatggcttttttttctcttaatattttgactttattctcctaaaattacagttttttttctccttagaaTACAATTTTTTCCGCTTAGATTTTGAAtttcttctcataaaattgcagtttttcttctcttcatgttttgactttattcttgtaaaactgcaGCTTTTTGTCcgatttcagttttttttcttctcctaatTATGTCCCAAAATATCAGAACCTAATTAACCAAATATTATTTGCGTACCGTTCATGTTCCAGGTGAAAGCGTCTCTCAGCTTCTGTCCCTCGATCTCCATGTCCAGGCGGATGGGCACCAGGACTTCGGACTGAGTGGCGTTTTCGTGGATGACGGCCGGGTCGTGGTCGTCAaagctgagggggggggggggtggaaagaGAGATCAAAGCGTCAATAGACGACGGCGGATCCATGACGTCTCCCCCGCCACTGACCACAGCGGGAACGTCCTCTTCTTGTCCCGGCCCAGCCGGCTGCGGTTGATGGTGGTGGAGCACGGCACGGCGTCCAAGTGGTGGGAGCTGTTGGGCAGCGTGGGAACCCACTGGCTGTTCCTCTTGGCCTTCTGTTCCCTGCAGACGGAACCAAACTCGTCTTTTCACGTACGGCCGCACGGCCCGCAAAGGAGACGGCGGGTTACCTGAGGTAGGCGGGAGGCTCGGTGCTGATGGACACGGCTTTGTACTTCTCGTCGTTGCCTTCGAGGATCTCCTCCACCTCCGAGGCTTTGAGTAGGGTGACGCTGGTGGCCAGCTGGGTGTAGCCGTGATCTGAAGGGGGGGAATGACAACAGTGACGGTGGACAGGTTGTCCACACGCATCGCCGTGGGTCTACTCACCGTGTGAAGACTCCACGATCTTCTTCCGCTCTTCTACCGATGCCAGCTTCCTCCATAACGACGGGTATCTTTTATACAGGGAGCCCCTGAACATACGCAAGTAGTTTCCCACCtaaaacacacatacagaaaCTTCTTATCTTTGGATTTTCATATACCATCACAAATAAATGACCTCAGGCAGCCATTATTATGAGTAAATGTATCTTTAAGAGCGTACTGCCTTCCTATTAGCTCTATAGCAATAACATAGGGATGCTAAAACATTCACAGCTAGCtcaaaaaacacaagtaaaaCACGTATATTAACAACGTGTTTTACCTATGTAGTAAATATAATCAATGACTTTTAAGCAGGAATCTATTGGCAATATCTTACAAATAAACGACCGAATCTTTATGCCCTCACTTTCCCGTAtcaacgttagcatgctagctagccgccggcaaaaaaaaaaaaaaaagacgcgaCAACCGGAATCAAAAAGATTTCTTCACTAAGAGCAAATTGAAATGGCAAACACATCCAAATTAAAGTACACCAACCTCAGATCCGATCATGTAAAAATCCCCATCCTCCTCAAGCTGGAATTTGACAGGTTTTTGGCCAAAAGTCTTGCTCAGCGCCATACTGGAATCAAATAACAAAAGCTGAGTGACCGCGCATGCGCTCACCAAAGCGGAGTCACGTCGCTCTGTGATGACGTCAAGGCACCCGTTATACCGCCATTGTACCTCTTTTGTATCGATGAATTAGTTACAGATGTTTTTTCTACTTAGCTTAAGAAACATTTTAATAACATATTAAGGACTTTCTAAAAATGGCgttaaacattgttagagccccgcAGATATGAGAGAACACCCCATAGCCAACTTTACACTCTTGTTTACACTACAATTCGAGACAGTCgcgagctagcaagctaactaactcatttatttattgtcaactTAAGCCAAAAACCTAGCACTTTATGTAATTTCATAATAAGATCTGCAAAAATAGGCAACAGAGAGACAAACGAGCGTTTTATTCTTTTATAAACTTTTATGTTTATTCatatatacattaatatattaatcTATAACCAAGAGAGGAGGGAATGTACAATGCAAATGAAAAGCTCATATatacaaatcaataaataaaatcaaacatcACCTGGGACGTGTGTGTTCATTCTTGTGTtcttgggggggcggggggggggggggggtagtactAAAAGAAGAGACTGCAAGTTAGAAAAAGGTTGTCTATCTTTTTGTTAGTTCCGATGGAAAAATGGCACCCGAGCATGGCGGAgggcaacaaaacacacatcaGAGCACCACAGGGGCCTCATCACCATGGAAACgccggctaaaaaaaaaaaatccacaactTTTCAACATCACACTTAATCCCCAAGTCTTTTcatcagttttttttccccggacaaatgtaaaaaaaaataaaaataaaaaatccaaactgTAATTTGGCACCTCCGCTACTCGCCGTGCCCGTCCCGACCACACGGGCGAAGCGTCGAGTGTTCACAGTGCTGGACGTGGGGCAGAGGGTGGAGGCGGGGTCACGTGATCTGCTCGTCACCGCGTGGACTTGCCGCCTCGGACCGCGGTTCATTCGACCATGGCGACCATGCGGCATGCGCGACTAAAGAacccaagcaaaaaaaaaaaaaaaaaaaaaaggcaaaagatGGCGGCAGTGGCATCAGGCCAACGTCTTGTGGCAGTGAAGACAACATAACAATCCAAGCTGGTGCTTTTCCTacatttcccataatgcatcagCCCACTTAGCAATGTTTCACCTCCGCCCCAGAGGACAAGACACGCCTTCTTTTGGGAGGCTTCGGCCGCCATGTTGGAAGAACTTCCTCAGAACCTTGCTGCATCTCATAACTTCTTattaaattagtattttttatttcagaatTTGGATTACCGTCtcgtcatttttaatttttgt
This DNA window, taken from Doryrhamphus excisus isolate RoL2022-K1 chromosome 4, RoL_Dexc_1.0, whole genome shotgun sequence, encodes the following:
- the smarcb1a gene encoding SWI/SNF-related matrix-associated actin-dependent regulator of chromatin subfamily B member 1-A, producing MALSKTFGQKPVKFQLEEDGDFYMIGSEVGNYLRMFRGSLYKRYPSLWRKLASVEERKKIVESSHDHGYTQLATSVTLLKASEVEEILEGNDEKYKAVSISTEPPAYLREQKAKRNSQWVPTLPNSSHHLDAVPCSTTINRSRLGRDKKRTFPLCFDDHDPAVIHENATQSEVLVPIRLDMEIEGQKLRDAFTWNMNEKLMTPEMFAEILCDDLDLNPLAFVPAIASAIRQQIESYPTDSILDEQTDQRVIIKLNIHVGNISLVDQFEWDMSERENSPEKFALKLCSELGLGGEFVTTIAYSIRGQLSWHQRTYAFSENPLPTVEIAIRNTGDADQWCPLLETLTDAEMEKKIRDQDRNTRRMRRLANTAPAW